One window of Nicotiana tomentosiformis chromosome 11, ASM39032v3, whole genome shotgun sequence genomic DNA carries:
- the LOC104087976 gene encoding protein indeterminate-domain 5, chloroplastic-like, whose product MAAGPSSAVFLAMREEEQNQQMKQQQQQQELLIQQQPQQQQAPQKKRRNQPGTPNPDAEIIALSPKTLMATNRFVCEVCNKGFQREQNLQLHRRGHNLPWKLKQKSTKEVKRKVYLCPEPTCVHHDPSRALGDLTGIKKHYSRKHGEKKYKCEKCSKKYAVQSDWKAHTKTCGTREYKCDCGTLFSRRDSFITHRAFCDALAQESARNPPSLSSIGSHLYGSNNNMSLGLSKMGSQISDHQHHSSNSTDILHFGSNIKTSTGQFDHNNLMGTSIGSAFRPSTSFFLPADQSNHQDYAANKPSIHGLMQLPDLHNNGNNNSSPSVASMFNLNFFQNSNNNSENVGNSNISGGGGGLLLPSHQFSNSSGDGSNNSSNMFSAGSLLGTDHHISSSSIPSLYGNNLNNNNNTASPMSATALLQKAAQMGSTTSNNNSASLLKAFGSSSSATKSDIHPPPPVNFGNVVYGDPLSENHLHDLVVNAYGNNDQNQQNNYGNSFEQQQPPQKKQMLNNFSMENMGTEQANRLTRDFLGVGEIVRSMSGGFGSSHRDHQQQQQMNTLDSKAPQSHHQSFGGAGNFQ is encoded by the exons ATGGCTGCAGGGCCTTCATCAGCTGTGTTTCTTGCAATGAGAGAAGAAGAACAAAACCAACAgatgaaacaacaacaacaacaacaagaacttCTCATTCAGCAGCAACCACAACAACAGCAAGCACCacaaaagaagagaagaaatcaGCCTGGCACACCAA ATCCAGATGCAGAGATAATAGCACTATCACCCAAGACCCTAATGGCAACAAACAGGTTCGTATGTGAGGTATGCAACAAAGGTTTTCAAAGGGAACAAAATCTACAGCTACACAGAAGAGGACACAATTTGCCTTGGAAGCTAAAGCAGAAGAGTACAAAAGAAGTGAAGCGCAAAGTTTATTTGTGCCCTGAGCCCACATGTGTTCACCATGACCCTTCTCGAGCCCTTGGCGATCTCACTGGTATTAAGAAACATTACTCCAGAAAACATGGTGAGAAGAAATATAAGTGCGAAAAATGTTCCAAAAAATATGCTGTCCAGTCTGATTGGAAAGCTCATACTAAAACCTGTGGTACTCGCGAATACAAATGTGATTGTGGCACCCTTTTCTCAAG GCGTGATAGTTTCATCACCCACAGAGCTTTTTGTGATGCATTGGCACAAGAAAGTGCGAGAAATCCACCAAGCTTGAGCAGCATTGGGAGTCATTTATATGGAAGTAACAACAACATGAGTTTAGGCCTCTCAAAAATGGGTTCCCAAATTTCAGATCATCAACACCATTCTTCTAACTCCACCGATATACTGCATTTTGGCAGCAACATCAAAACTAGTACTGGCCAATTCGATCACAACAACCTTATGGGAACATCAATTGGCTCAGCTTTCCGTCCTTCGACGTCCTTCTTTCTTCCAGCTGATCAATCAAATCATCAAGATTACGCGGCAAATAAGCCGTCAATCCATGGCTTAATGCAACTTCCTGATCTTCACAACAATGGAAATAATAACAGCTCCCCTTCTGTGGCTAGTATGTTCAACCTCAATTTTTTCCAGAATAGCAACAACAATAGTGAAAATGTTGGAAATAGCAATATTTCTGGAGGAGGTGGTGGTCTATTGCTTCCGAGTCATCAGTTCAGTAACAGCAGTGGTGACGGGTCGAATAATTCATCCAACATGTTCTCAGCTGGTAGCCTTCTTGGTACTGATCATCACATAAGTTCCTCATCAATCCCTTCTCTCTACGGTAACAAccttaataataataacaacactGCTTCACCAATGTCTGCCACCGCGCTCCTCCAAAAAGCAGCTCAAATGGGTTCCACAACAAGCAACAACAACAGTGCCTCCTTGCTCAAAGCCTTTGGTTCATCCTCTAGCGCCACCAAATCCGATATTCATCCGCCGCCACCTGTCAACTTTGGAAACGTTGTTTATGGCGACCCTTTAAGCGAGAATCATCTTCATGACCTAGTTGTAAATGCTTATGGTAATAATGATCAAAATCAACAGAACAACTACGGGAATAGCTTTGAGCAGCAGCAGCCACCACAGAAGAAGCAAATGCTTAATAACTTTTCAATGGAAAATATGGGAACTGAGCAAGCTAATAGGTTGACAAGGGATTTTCTTGGAGTTGGGGAAATAGTAAGGAGCATGAGTGGAGGATTTGGAAGCAGCCACAGAGACCACCAGCAACAGCAGCAGATGAACACATTGGATTCAAAAGCTCCGCAAAGCCATCATCAGTCTTTTGGAGGTGCTGGAAATTTTCAGTGA